From a region of the Lepidochelys kempii isolate rLepKem1 chromosome 26, rLepKem1.hap2, whole genome shotgun sequence genome:
- the LOC140903447 gene encoding kazal-type serine protease inhibitor domain-containing protein 1-like, with amino-acid sequence MVYVGEEEEAEGQCQCVPQLCPRATACPAGLVCDHCGGCLECGNAEGQPCDLDGSDTFYGRCRENLECQLDIQGLGYGGIPEPQCVCRSQRAVCGSNHITYQNICKFQEAVHERDGWNLSITSDGPCQAVPQIKHHPQDQVNVSGHDVIFMVEVFAYPMALVERRKGEEFALPGDDPHISIQSRGGPLKYELSSWLQIEGMRKADGGTYSALHTTSWAVVFQGVKGAVLLKEPNGR; translated from the exons ATGGTGTACGTGGGCGAAG AAGAGGAGGCGGAAGGGCAGTGCCAGTGTGTGCCACAGCTGTGCCCCCGAGCCACAGCCTGCCCAGCCGGCTTGGTGTGTGACCACTGCGGCGGCTGCCTGGAGTGTGGGAATGCCGAGGGGCAGCCCTGCGACCTGGATGGCAGTGACACCTTCTATGGTCGGTGCAGGGAGAACCTGGAGTGCCAGCTGGACATCCAGGGGCTAGGCTATGGGGGGATCCCCGAGCCACAATGCGTGTGCAGGTCCCAGAGGGCCGTGTGTGGCTCCAATCATATCACCTACCAGAACATCTGCAAGTTCCAGGAGGCCGTGCATGAGAGAGACGGGTGGAACCTCAGCATCACAAGTGATGGGCCCTGCCAAGCAG TTCCCCAGATCAAGCACCATCCCCAAGACCAGGTGAATGTGTCGGGCCATGATGTGATCTTCATGGTTGAGGTCTTTGCCTACCCCATGGCCCTCGTGGAACGGAGGAAGGGTGAAGAATTCGCTCTACCTGGAGATGATCCTCACATCTCCATCCAA TCCAGGGGTGGCCCTTTGAAATACGAGCTGTCCAGCTGGCTGCAGATTGAAGGGATGAGGAAGGCGGATGGAGGCACCTACTCTGCACTGCACACAACAAGCTGG GCAGTGGTGTTCCAAGGGGTCAAAGGGGCCGTTCTACTGAAGGAGCCAAATGGACGTTGA